One window of Nostoc sp. C052 genomic DNA carries:
- the def gene encoding peptide deformylase, translating to MTELAPIIQLGNPTLRQKAAWVENIQDEQIQKLIEDLIATVAKANGVGIAAPQVAQSYRLFIVASRPNARYPNAPEMEPTAMINPKIIAHSTEVVKDWEGCLSVPGIRGLVPRYKSIEVEYTDSQGNLQKQELTDFIARIFQHEYDHLDGIVFVDRLENTLDMITEQEYQQRVVNK from the coding sequence ATGACTGAATTAGCGCCAATAATTCAATTAGGAAATCCAACATTACGCCAAAAAGCTGCTTGGGTTGAGAATATTCAAGATGAGCAAATCCAAAAATTAATCGAAGACTTAATTGCCACTGTGGCCAAGGCTAACGGCGTGGGAATTGCTGCGCCTCAAGTAGCACAATCCTATCGTTTATTTATCGTGGCTTCCCGTCCTAATGCCAGATATCCCAACGCCCCAGAAATGGAACCTACTGCCATGATTAATCCCAAAATCATTGCCCATTCAACTGAAGTTGTCAAAGATTGGGAAGGTTGTTTAAGTGTTCCAGGAATTAGGGGGTTAGTTCCTCGGTATAAATCTATTGAAGTGGAATACACTGACTCTCAAGGCAATTTACAAAAACAAGAATTAACCGATTTTATCGCTCGGATTTTTCAACACGAGTACGATCATCTCGACGGTATCGTATTTGTAGATCGCCTAGAGAACACTCTCGATATGATTACTGAGCAAGAATATCAACAACGAGTAGTTAACAAATAA